One genomic window of Acidobacteriota bacterium includes the following:
- a CDS encoding isoprenyl transferase, giving the protein MDLTFFTDRFGPQSEEMELLRSIDPHRLPRHVAVIMDGNGRWAARHGKPRAEGHHAGAESVRRITETGAALGLEYLTLYAFSVENWKRPKTEVRDLMSLLRRYSREELPTLMRNNIRFRTVGKLSDLGAVTRRMVAHTVRTTEGNTGMVLSLALNYGARTEIVDAVIAVAREVRAGRLAPDAIDASVVERHLYTAGIPDPDLLIRTSGEYRVSNFLLWQIAYTEFVILPVLWPDFQAVDLLRSIGEFQRRDRRFGGVTQA; this is encoded by the coding sequence ATGGATCTCACCTTCTTCACGGATCGTTTCGGGCCGCAGTCCGAGGAGATGGAGCTGCTCCGGTCCATCGACCCGCACCGTCTGCCCCGCCACGTCGCCGTCATCATGGACGGGAACGGGCGGTGGGCGGCCCGCCATGGCAAACCCCGCGCGGAGGGCCACCACGCCGGCGCGGAGTCGGTCCGGCGCATCACCGAGACCGGGGCGGCCCTCGGCCTGGAGTACCTCACCCTCTACGCCTTCTCCGTGGAGAACTGGAAGCGCCCCAAGACCGAGGTCCGCGACCTGATGAGCCTGCTGCGGCGTTACAGCCGCGAGGAACTGCCGACCCTGATGCGGAACAACATCCGGTTTCGGACCGTCGGCAAGCTCTCGGACCTGGGGGCGGTCACCCGTCGGATGGTGGCGCACACCGTGAGGACCACCGAGGGAAACACCGGCATGGTGCTCAGCCTCGCCCTCAACTACGGCGCGCGGACCGAGATCGTCGATGCCGTGATCGCCGTCGCCCGGGAGGTCCGGGCCGGGCGGCTCGCCCCCGACGCCATCGACGCCTCCGTCGTGGAACGGCACCTCTACACCGCGGGCATCCCCGACCCCGACCTCCTGATCCGGACCAGCGGCGAGTATCGCGTGAGCAACTTCCTGCTCTGGCAGATCGCCTACACCGAGTTTGTCATCCTGCCCGTCCTCTGGCCCGACTTCCAGGCCGTCGACCTCCTCCGGTCCATCGGGGAGTTCCAAAGACGCGACCGCCGGTTCGGCGGCGTGACGCAGGCCTGA
- a CDS encoding radical SAM protein, with amino-acid sequence MVPVELEPAREPLEFGFQWHLTDRCNLRCVHCYQDDFSPAGERPLDVLKRMADAVLGSLPNREVSVNITGGEPLLVPHLAPFLRHLEGYPNLLEINLITNGTIAGEDLLAELASLGKLRYLKVSVEASVNAVNDAIRGRGNLERVRAGISAYRRMLPHVGVVLMATLGRHNRDAVDGLLGFARSTGAAGVIFERFVPLGAGRAMADQVLSAADWRRVTATLADRAGVDADVEELLPYRAWWFRLDDPEEPLVGALCNLGETSMGLMPDGTVYPCRRLPVPLGNVLADAFPVILERLKPYAADRVKPRLDGPRCGGCTVTGCAGCRALAAALTGDLLADDPQCFGLR; translated from the coding sequence ATGGTACCCGTCGAACTCGAACCGGCCCGCGAGCCCCTGGAATTCGGTTTCCAGTGGCACCTCACCGACCGGTGCAACCTCCGGTGCGTCCACTGCTACCAGGACGACTTCTCGCCCGCCGGCGAGCGACCCCTCGACGTGCTGAAGCGCATGGCGGACGCCGTCCTCGGTTCCCTGCCAAACCGGGAGGTCTCCGTCAACATCACGGGCGGGGAGCCGCTCCTGGTCCCCCACCTCGCGCCCTTCCTGCGCCACCTGGAAGGCTACCCCAACCTCCTGGAGATCAACCTCATCACCAACGGCACCATCGCGGGGGAGGACCTCCTGGCGGAGTTGGCAAGCCTCGGAAAGCTCCGATACCTGAAGGTCTCGGTGGAGGCCAGCGTCAACGCCGTCAACGACGCGATCCGGGGCCGGGGGAACCTGGAGCGGGTCCGGGCCGGGATCTCCGCCTATCGCCGGATGCTGCCGCATGTCGGCGTGGTGCTGATGGCGACGCTCGGGCGCCACAACCGGGACGCGGTGGACGGGCTCCTCGGTTTCGCCCGGAGTACGGGCGCCGCCGGCGTGATTTTCGAGCGCTTCGTCCCCCTCGGCGCCGGGCGCGCCATGGCCGACCAGGTCCTCTCCGCGGCAGACTGGCGGCGGGTGACGGCCACCCTGGCGGACCGGGCGGGCGTGGACGCCGACGTTGAAGAGCTTTTACCGTACCGCGCCTGGTGGTTCCGCCTGGACGACCCCGAGGAGCCCCTGGTGGGGGCCCTGTGCAACCTGGGCGAGACGTCCATGGGCCTCATGCCCGACGGGACGGTCTACCCCTGCCGACGCTTGCCCGTTCCCCTGGGCAACGTCCTGGCGGACGCGTTCCCCGTGATCCTCGAGCGATTGAAACCCTACGCCGCGGATCGCGTCAAACCCCGCCTCGACGGCCCCCGCTGCGGGGGCTGCACCGTCACCGGGTGCGCCGGCTGCCGGGCCCTCGCCGCCGCCCTCACCGGCGACCTCCTCGCCGACGACCCCCAGTGCTTCGGACTGCGATAG